AAATCTCTGCCGGATTTAAAAACGGCTGCAACGATTCGCCGAGAAAACGCACCCCCGCCAGCGGATCGAGACCGCTCACTGAAAATTTCTCCGGCGGCTTGGGGAAGTGTACCGCGGCGTAGAAGAGATTGGCCGCCGCAAAGGCGGTCGTCCGCCGGGTATCTTCGAGCAGTCCTTTGAAGAGCATGCCGCGGAAGAATAACTCTTCGAGGAATCCGACCATCAGCGCCGTCATCAATGCCTTGACCGACCATCGAAGCGAGTCCTGGAAAGCGTGAAAGAAGCCGGGCGTGAAAATCCCGGCTAGCGACATGAGAAGACCGAGCACGGCCATCGAAGCGACGGCTACGGCGAAGCCGCGGAGCAAATCCAGATAACCCCGTTGCAACGGCCCAAGTCCCGCTTCCGTCAAGAACTGCCTACGAAGCAGCGAACGAGTGGAGAGAATGAGCGCCGAGGCGGTGGCTATAAACACCGGTCCGAAAATCTCAGCAAACTCCGGTTGCGTATCGAAAACCGAATTCCACAGAACGGCGACCCATGGACTGATAACGGCCGCCACGGCGAGTGCGATGAAAAGGAAAAGAAGCAG
The nucleotide sequence above comes from Candidatus Binatia bacterium. Encoded proteins:
- a CDS encoding CPBP family intramembrane glutamic endopeptidase: MKNYQKLLLFLFIALAVAAVISPWVAVLWNSVFDTQPEFAEIFGPVFIATASALILSTRSLLRRQFLTEAGLGPLQRGYLDLLRGFAVAVASMAVLGLLMSLAGIFTPGFFHAFQDSLRWSVKALMTALMVGFLEELFFRGMLFKGLLEDTRRTTAFAAANLFYAAVHFPKPPEKFSVSGLDPLAGVRFLGESLQPFLNPAEILPGLIGLFIISLVLSYAFFRTRALYLSIGLHAGWVFALKTMRVYGEFQRGDLGWAFGSTDPKIVSGVVTWIGILAVGVVVHFLTRHHPNPLPRREREGRGL